Proteins co-encoded in one Rattus rattus isolate New Zealand chromosome 5, Rrattus_CSIRO_v1, whole genome shotgun sequence genomic window:
- the LOC116901081 gene encoding 60S ribosomal protein L27a-like, with the protein MPFRLRRTRKLRGHVSHVSHMSHSHGPIGQHRKHQRAHSHAGGMRYHDDRYHPGYFGKAGMRQSHLERSQSFCLAVNLDRLWTLFREQTCVSAAKNKSRAASILDVVQLGYHRVLGKGKLPTQPVIVKAKVFSRRAEEKSKGVGVSWWLEATQR; encoded by the coding sequence ATGCCATTCAGACTGAGAAGGACCCGGAAACTCAGGGGCCACGTGAGCCACGTGAGCCACATGAGCCACAGCCACGGCCCCATCGGTCAGCACCGCAAGCACCAAAGAGCCCACAGCCACGCTGGAGGCATGCGTTACCACGACGACAGATATCATCCAGGTTACTTTGGGAAAGCTGGTATGAGGCAATCCCACTTGGAGAGGAGCCAGAGCTTCTGCCTAGCTGTCAACCTGGATAGATTATGGACATTGTTCAGGGAGCAGACATGTGTCAGTGCTGCAAAAAACAAGAGCAGGGCTGCTTCCATCCTTGATGTTGTGCAATTGGGCTACCACAGAGTTCTGGGGAAGGGAAAGCTCCCTACGCAACCTGTCATTGTGAAAGCCAAAGTCTTCAGCAGAAGAGCTGAAGAGAAGAGTAAGGGTGTGGGTGTGTCCTGGTGGCTTGAAGCCACCCAGAGGTAA